From Anopheles darlingi chromosome 2, idAnoDarlMG_H_01, whole genome shotgun sequence, the proteins below share one genomic window:
- the LOC125948686 gene encoding brain tumor protein yields MASSPTPSLDSLPGASNSIGSFGEPADYLSDSPLTTLSGGSGTTTSGSSPPASDSAICDDFATSSSLESAQSNNGSSESLFPRCTGCKSKQSDAVAKCIDCVNFLCANCVTAHQFMHCFDGHSVYRIAGTGAGTIGSIAPPTTSVTTMTPTLGLLGGGTVGVGTPGTGGGGLDTSLLVSNILNGANGGGLGGSKGGFEAAHPRLSSLNVTIKDDASSLVKSMMNNVITPPTSNGTGGVGAPGNIGCNGTGGGGGGSSNGSSNLLNQFSATNGSASSDLLTSNGFGNGGGVLSGGGLGGLLGNGIGGANKPNYFCKRHASELLKFFCRTCSIPVCKDCMMLEHPSGVHECEHNSDTTPKQIESLLHTVSEVRNKAQELRSLIKNVEHNSQRIQVQYHKAQNEINDTHQFYRSMVDERKAELLKELENFYNAKTVSQSVLLNRSQDQVDKVLQSCEFVERLTKCAGPSETVMLRKFMENKMLLFPTITHDLQASYELEFMSNYQAIQIGVRNTYGYIRSNSDLTSAATKQPPIARPTSSNNGSANNSNNNNGGPMMLTNGGRSTSPSNSSTGSLNLLHSSNGSLLLNGGGSAGSHLLDHHQQQQQQQHQQHQHQQHQQHQQRGFGGGVVNGHGNGLSTSPLSGAGGALCNGLSGGGGSFDTNLISKRFNSANSLGPFVGEPMVQSLGGGVGGNPYEKWSNGGTGGSADLFSNLADPYTIPLNPIGGGGGGGGGGGGGGGGGAGGQQDSSVSTAAAMIDLSAKLMSTSMFPPKSQIKRQKMIYHCKFGEFGVMEGQFTEPSGVAVNAQNDIIVADTNNHRIQIFDKEGRFKFQFGECGKRDGQLLYPNRVAVVRTSGDIIVTERSPTHQIQIYNQYGQFVRKFGANILQHPRGVTVDSKGRIVVVECKVMRVIIFDQSGNVLQKFGCSKHLEFPNGVVVNDKQEIFISDNRAHCVKVFNYEGQFLRQIGGEGVTNYPIGVGINAAGEILIADNHNNFNLTIFTQDGQLVSALESKVKHAQCFDVALMDDGSVVLASKDYRLYIYRYVQVPPIGL; encoded by the coding sequence ATGGCTTCCTCACCGACACCTTCTCTCGATTCGCTACCGGGTGCATCGAATTCGATCGGATCGTTCGGCGAACCGGCCGACTATCTGTCCGACTCGCCATTGACCACACTGAGTGGCGGTTCGGGTACGACCACTTCGGGCTCGTCGCCCCCGGCCAGCGATTCGGCCATCTGTGACGATTTCGCCACCTCATCGAGCCTGGAATCGGCCCAGTCCAACAACGGTTCTTCCGAGTCGCTGTTCCCGCGTTGTACCGGCtgtaaaagcaaacaatcggaCGCAGTTGCCAAGTGTATCGATTGCGTGAACTTCTTGTGCGCCAACTGCGTCACTGCGCACCAGTTCATGCACTGCTTCGATGGTCACTCCGTGTACCGGATTGCCGGTACTGGTGCCGGTACGATTGGTTCAATTGCACCGCCGACCACCTCCGTTACCACGATGACACCGACACTCGGTCTGCTGGGCGGTGGCACAGTGGGAGTAGGAACGCCAGGTACAGGCGGTGGAGGGCTCGACACCAGCCTTCTGGTCAGCAACATTCTGAACGGtgcaaatggtggtggcctcgGTGGCAGTAAGGGTGGCTTTGAGGCAGCTCATCCGCGCCTCAGTTCGCTCAACGTGACGATCAAGGACGATGCCAGCAGTTTGGTGAAATCGATGATGAACAACGTGATAACGCCACCGACCTCGAATGGCACAGGAGGTGTAGGAGCTCCCGGAAACATTGGCTGCAacggtactggtggtggtggtggtggaagtagcaacggcagcagcaacctcttGAACCAGTTCAGTGCTACCAATGGCAGCGCCTCCTCGGATCTACTCACATCGAATGGCTtcggtaacggtggtggtgtactgAGTGGTGGAGGACTCGGTGGATTGCTAGGCAACGGGATAGGTGGTGCCAACAAGCCGAATTACTTCTGCAAACGGCATGCGAGTGAGCTGCTCAAGTTCTTTTGCCGCACGTGCAGCATCCCCGTGTGCAAGGACTGTATGATGCTGGAGCACCCGAGCGGAGTGCACGAGTGTGAGCACAACAGTGACACGACGCCGAAGCAGATTGAAAGCCTACTGCATACCGTTTCCGAGGTGCGCAACAAGGCACAGGAGCTACGCTCGTTAATCAAGAACGTCGAGCACAACAGCCAGCGTATCCAGGTGCAGTATCACAAGGCACAAAATGAGATCAACGATACGCATCAGTTCTATCGGTCGATGGTGGACGAGCGTAAGGCCGAGCTGCTGAAGGAGCTGGAAAATTTCTACAACGCTAAGACGGTCTCACAGTCGGTGCTGCTGAATCGCAGCCAGGATCAGGTGGATAAGGTGCTGCAGAGCTGCGAGTTCGTCGAGCGGCTTACCAAGTGCGCCGGTCCCTCGGAGACGGTGATGTTGCGCAAGTTCATGGAGAATAAGATGCTGCTCTTCCCAACGATCACGCACGATTTACAGGCCTCGTACGAGCTCGAGTTTATGTCCAACTATCAAGCCATCCAAATCGGGGTTCGCAACACGTACGGTTACATCCGATCCAACTCGGACCTCACGAGTGCAGCGACAAAGCAGCCGCCGATCGCACGGCCTACGTCGTCGAATAATGGGtcggccaacaacagcaacaacaacaacggtggaCCGATGATGCTAACTAACGGCGGTCGCAGCACTAGCCCGTCCAACAGCAGTACCGGTAGCCTTAACCTGCTTCACTCGTCGAACGGCTCACTGTTATTGAACGGAGGCGGAAGCGCCGGTTCTCACCTGCTcgatcaccatcaacaacagcagcagcaacagcaccagcagcaccaacaccagcagcatcagcagcaccagcagcgtggatttggcggtggtgtggtgaatGGACACGGAAACGGGCTGTCAACCTCGCCCCTGAGCGGAGCAGGTGGTGCACTGTGCAATGGtctgtccggtggtggtggatccttTGACACGAACCTCATCTCGAAGCGCTTCAACAGCGCCAACAGTCTGGGACCGTTCGTTGGTGAACCGATGGTGCAGTCGCTGGGTGGTGGCGTCGGAGGCAATCCGTACGAGAAGTGGAGCAACGGTGGAACGGGCGGAAGTGCGGATCTGTTCAGCAACCTGGCCGATCCATACACCATCCCTCTTAACCcgatcggcggtggcggtggtggtggcggtggaggtggcggcggaggtggcggtggtgccggagGACAGCAGGACTCGAGTGTGTCCACCGCGGCCGCCATGATCGATCTTTCGGCGAAGCTCATGTCCACCAGCATGTTTCCGCCAAAGAGCCAGATCAAGCGTCAGAAGATGATCTACCATTGCAAGTTCGGAGAGTTCGGTGTAATGGAAGGCCAGTTCACTGAACCGAGCGGAGTGGCGGTCAATGCTCAGAACGACATCATTGTCGCGGACACGAACAACCATCGCATTCAGATCTTCGATAAGGAGGGACGCTTCAAGTTTCAGTTTGGCGAATGCGGCAAACGGGACGGCCAGCTCCTTTACCCGAATCGCGTCGCGGTGGTGCGCACTTCGGGcgacatcatcgtcaccgaacGATCACCGACACACCAGATCCAGATCTACAACCAGTACGGCCAGTTCGTGCGAAAGTTTGGCGCCAACATCCTACAGCATCCTCGTGGCGTAACGGTAGACAGCAAGGGCcggatcgtggtggtggagtgcaAGGTGATGCGCGTGATCATCTTCGATCAGTCGGGCAACGTGCTGCAGAAGTTCGGTTGCAGCAAGCATCTGGAGTTCCCGAACGGCGTCGTGGTCAATGATAAGCAAGAGATCTTTATCAGCGACAATCGGGCGCACTGTGTCAAGGTGTTTAACTACGAGGGTCAGTTCCTGCGCCAGATCGGTGGCGAAGGTGTTACTAACTACCCGATTGGCGTTGGCATTAATGCGGCCGGCGAAATACTCATCGCTGACAATCACAACAACTTCAATCTTACCATCTTCACGCAAGACGGTCAGCTGGTGTCGGCACTCGAGAGCAAGGTCAAGCACGCCCAATGCTTCGACGTAGCGCTCATGGATGATGGTAGTGTAGTGCTCGCGAGCAAGGACTATCGGCTGTACATCTACCGGTACGTCCAGGTGCCTCCGATCGGCCTGTAA